The following coding sequences are from one Anabas testudineus chromosome 16, fAnaTes1.2, whole genome shotgun sequence window:
- the LOC113169762 gene encoding protein LYRIC-like, whose translation MEQWQDAASQQVKLLTKRLNEMLSKGLELVRSELGVDLGLKPELIPPWVILFAACTGLVLMVALWASVCRALFKKRPALSHVDDGVGIKRGVNKPIKSEEPKKKKKKAEKKAQPNGRAVAEPQEETIVSEEVVPHHHPPSPEVKADKVAEVKKSKKKAKQALKETKTVTADGKEPEEGTWETKVSNKEKREQRKKDKNSSDGSASPGGGDTPVSVPREEPKAPVAPAAPAAPAAPAPAPAPASQKKKKVNSNEVTAVTAVVTDVPVKVPAHNVAKKTSPWTTSREPATVWKPVIDDSWTVIERGPEFNLTFSGLGVGTAEPQPVSELPWLSQPRVDDEWSGLNGGSVDPSSDWNAPSEAWGNYEEPNSEPPPAQEKPLPEPAKANLLIRATEEEEDDKDKVETGTDGVTKTKKKKKKKKKAAEEGGATGQGEEPEKEGAPVASVTKQPAVQEKTAAVQPIKAAATELRVERPVKDNTSQKSPVTQVPQKPAEGDPTAKQNNPPAPTQQKKPEESLVPKPAKKKKARRET comes from the exons atggAGCAGTGGCAGGACGCGGCCTCTCAGCAGGTCAAGCTGCTTACAAAACGTCTCAATGAAATGTTGTCCAAAGGGCTGGAGCTAGTGCGCTCCGAGCTCGGCGTGGATTTGGGACTGAAGCCTGAGCTTATTCCGCCATGGGTGATCCTCTTTGCGGCATGTACCGGGCTGGTGCTGATGGTCGCCCTGTGGGCCTCAGTCTGCCGGGCTCTTTTCAAGAAGAGACCTGCTTTAAGCCATGTCGACGACGGTGTGGGAATAAAGCGAGGTGTCAACAAACCTATCAAATCCGAGGAACcgaagaaaaagaagaagaaagcagaaaaG AAAGCCCAGCCAAATGGAAGAGCTGTGGCTGAACCACAGGAAGAAACCATAGTGTCCGAAGAGGTAGTGCCACATCACCATCCGCCTTCACCAGAAGTCAAGGCTGACAAGGTTGCAGAG GTAAAGAAGTCCAAGAAAAAGGCCAAACAGGCTTTGAAGGAGACCAAGACGGTGACTGCAGATGGCAAGGAACCAGAAGaag GCACATGGGAGACAAAGGTCAGTAACAAAGAGAAACGTGAGCAACGCAAGAAGGACAAAAATTCCAGTGATGGCTCAGCCAGTCCTGGCGGAGGGGACACACCTGTGAGCGTTCCCCGAGAGGAGCCCAAGGCGCCTGTGGCCCCTGCGGCCCCTGCGGCCCCTGCAGCCCCTGCACCTGCACCTGCACCTGCAagccagaagaagaaaaaag TTAACAGCAATGAGGTGACCGCAGTGACTGCAGTCGTGACTGATGTGCCAGTCAAGGTTCCTGCTCACAATGTTGCTAAGAAGACAAGCCCCTGGACAACCAGCAGGGAACCAGCAACAGTGTGGAAGCCTGTGATCGATG attcaTGGACTGTAATTGAGAGGGGACCTGAGTTTAATCTGACTTTCAGTGGCCTAGGAGTTGGTACTGCTG AGCCTCAGCCTGTGAGTGAGCTGCCTTGGCTCAGTCAGCCCAGAGTGGACGACGAGTGGTCTGGActca ATGGTGGTTCAGTTGACCCCAGCTCTGACTGGAATGCTCCTTCTGAAGCCTGGGGCAACTATGAAGAACCCAATTCTGAGCCCCCTCCCGCTCAGGAGAAGCCCCTCCCTGAGCCTGCCAAGGCTAATCTGCTGATTAGAGCCACC gaggaggaggaggatgacaaGGACAAAGTGGAGACAGGCACTGATGGAGTGACGAAaaccaaaaagaagaaaaagaagaagaagaaggctgcagaggaaggaggagcaACTGGCCAG GGCGAGGAACCAGAGAAGGAGGGAGCACCCGTAGCCTCAGTCACGAAGCAGCCAGCTGTTCAGGAGAAAACTGCTGCCGTCCAGCCCATCAAAGCAGCTGCTACTGAG CTGAGAGTGGAGCGACCAGTGAAGGACAACACATCCCAGAAATCCCCTGTCACACAAGTGCCACAGAAGCCAGCGGAGGGAGATCCCACTGCCAAGCAGAACAACCCTCCTGCTCCAACACAACAAA AAAAACCTGAGGAGAGCCTAGTGCCCAAAccagcaaagaagaagaaggcgaGGCGAGAGACATGA
- the LOC113169763 gene encoding lysosomal-associated transmembrane protein 4B, with protein sequence MMISPWDRWFSTSCCLCCHVRTGTIILGVWYMLINAVVLLILLTALSDPEQYHLTSAELANDLDVMDDANMCIASAISLLMILICGMATYGAYKLRAAWIVPFFCYQIFDFALNTLVAVTIVVYPNTIQDYLQQLPDNFPYKEEISALSNVCLVLIVLLFIGCILGFKAYLIACVWNCYRYVSGRGTSEILLYVTTNDTTVLLPPYDDSVSVPPKQATPPYATATA encoded by the exons ATGATGATCTCTCCGTGGGACCGCTGGTTCTCCACaagctgctgtctgtgctgccaTGTCCGCACAGGGACCATCATCCTGGGGGTCTGGTACATG CTCATCAATGCCGTGGTGTTGCTCATCCTGCTCACAGCTCTCAGCGATCCTGAGCAGTACCACCTGACCAGCGCTGAGTTGGCTAATGACCTGGATGTCATGGATGATGCCA ACATGTGCATCGCCTCAGCGATCTCCCTACTGATGATTCTCATATGTGGGATGGCGACGTATGGTGCATACAAG CTGCGTGCTGCCTGGATCGTCCCCTTTTTCTGCTACCAAATATTTGACTTCGCCCTCAACACCCTGGTCGCTGTCACCATTGTGGTTTACCCAAATACGATACAGGACTACCTGCAGCAACTG CCTGATAACTTCCCCTACAAAGAGGAGATTTCTGCTCTCAGTAACGTGTGCTTGGTCCTCATCGTACTGCTCTTCATTGGCTGTATTCTTGGCTTCAAG GCCTACCTTATAGCCTGTGTGTGGAACTGCTACAGATATGTGAGTGGCCGGGGTACTTCGGAAATCCTGCTCTATGTTACGACCAACGACACCACA GTGCTGCTACCTCCTTATGACGACAGTGTCAGTGTCCCTCCCAAGCAGGCTACCCCACCTTACGCCACTGCTACAGCATGA